In one Fundulus heteroclitus isolate FHET01 chromosome 3, MU-UCD_Fhet_4.1, whole genome shotgun sequence genomic region, the following are encoded:
- the sept7b gene encoding septin 7b isoform X1, whose translation MAQQKNLDGYVGFASLPNQVYRKSVKRGFEFTLMVVGESGLGKSTLINSLFLTDLYSTEYPGPSHRIKKTVQVEQSKVLIKEGGVQLLLTIVDTPGFGDAVDNSNCWQPIIDHIDSKFEDYLNSESRVNRRQMPDSRIHCCLYFIAPSGHGLKPLDIEFMKRLHEKVNVIPLIAKADTLTPEECQQFKKQIMREIQEHKIKIYEFPETDDEEENRLVKKIKDKLPLAVVGSNTIIEVNSKRVRGRQYPWGVAEVENSDHCDFTILRDMLIRTHMQDLKDVTNNVHYENYRSRKLAAVTYNGVDNNKAKGQLSTNMETVDGMSPLAQMEEERREHVTKMKKMEMEMEQVFEMKVKEKVQKLKDSEAELQRRHEQMKKNLEAQHKELEEKRRVFEEERSNWELQQRIEQQKMEATRTLEKNKKKGKIF comes from the exons ATGG CT caacAAAAGAACCTGGATGGATACGTTGGCTTTGCAAGCCTCCCCAACCAAGTGTACAGGAAGTCTGTCAAGCGGGGCTTTGAGTTCACCCTCATGGTTGTGG GTGAGTCAGGACTGGGGAAGTCAACCTTGATTAATTCCCTGTTCCTAACAGACCTGTACTCAACGGAGTATCCTGGACCTTCACACAGAATCAAAAAGACTGTACAG GTGGAGCAATCCAAAGTCTTAATAAAGGAAGGAGGCGTCCAGCTGCTGCTCACAATAGTTGACACCCCGGGCTTCGGAGACGCCGTCGACAACAGCAACTG CTGGCAGCCGATCATCGACCACATAGACAGCAAGTTCGAAGACTACCTGAACTCAGAATCACGGGTGAACAGACGGCAGATGCCCGACAGCCGAATCCACTGCTGCCTTTATTTCATCGCCCCCTCTGGACACGG GCTGAAGCCCTTGGACATTGAGTTCATGAAACGGTTGCATGAAAAAGTCAATGTCATCCCGCTGATCGCCAAAGCAGACACTCTCACTCCGGAGGAATGCCAACAGTTCAAGAAGCAG ATCATGAGAGAAATCCAAGAGCACAAAATCAAGATTTACGAGTTTCCTGAGACGGATGACGAAGAGGAGAACCGGCTGGTGAAGAAAATTAAA GACAAGCTGCCGCTGGCCGTGGTGGGAAGCAACACCATCATTGAGGTGAACAGCAAGAGGGTGAGAGGAAGACAATACCCCTGGGGTGTTGCAGAAG TTGAAAACAGCGATCATTGTGACTTCACCATCCTCAGGGACATGCTCATCAG AACTCACATGCAGGACCTGAAGGATGTGACAAACAACGTCCACTATGAAAACTACCGCAGCAGGAAGCTGGCCGCTGTCACCTATAATGGCGTGGACAACAATAAAGCAAAAGGACAGCTGTCCACCAA tatggaGACAGTTGATGGAAT GAGTCCCCTGGCCcagatggaggaggagaggcgAGAGCACGTGACTAAGATGAAGAAGATGGAGATGGAAATGGAGCAGGTGTTCGAGATGAAAGTCAAGGAGAAAGTGCAGAAGCTCAAAGACTCTGAGGCGGAG CTTCAGCGGCGTCACGAGCAGATGAAGAAAAACCTGGAGGCTCAGCAtaaggagctggaggagaagaGGCGCGTCTTTGAGGAGGAGCGGTCAAACTGGGAGCTCCAGCAGCGGATTGAGCAGCAGAAAATGGAGGCCACCAG gactctggagaaaaacaaaaagaaaggaaagatcTTCTAG
- the sept7b gene encoding septin 7b isoform X2, whose amino-acid sequence MAQQKNLDGYVGFASLPNQVYRKSVKRGFEFTLMVVGESGLGKSTLINSLFLTDLYSTEYPGPSHRIKKTVQVEQSKVLIKEGGVQLLLTIVDTPGFGDAVDNSNCWQPIIDHIDSKFEDYLNSESRVNRRQMPDSRIHCCLYFIAPSGHGLKPLDIEFMKRLHEKVNVIPLIAKADTLTPEECQQFKKQIMREIQEHKIKIYEFPETDDEEENRLVKKIKDKLPLAVVGSNTIIEVNSKRVRGRQYPWGVAEVENSDHCDFTILRDMLIRTHMQDLKDVTNNVHYENYRSRKLAAVTYNGVDNNKAKGQLSTKSPLAQMEEERREHVTKMKKMEMEMEQVFEMKVKEKVQKLKDSEAELQRRHEQMKKNLEAQHKELEEKRRVFEEERSNWELQQRIEQQKMEATRTLEKNKKKGKIF is encoded by the exons ATGG CT caacAAAAGAACCTGGATGGATACGTTGGCTTTGCAAGCCTCCCCAACCAAGTGTACAGGAAGTCTGTCAAGCGGGGCTTTGAGTTCACCCTCATGGTTGTGG GTGAGTCAGGACTGGGGAAGTCAACCTTGATTAATTCCCTGTTCCTAACAGACCTGTACTCAACGGAGTATCCTGGACCTTCACACAGAATCAAAAAGACTGTACAG GTGGAGCAATCCAAAGTCTTAATAAAGGAAGGAGGCGTCCAGCTGCTGCTCACAATAGTTGACACCCCGGGCTTCGGAGACGCCGTCGACAACAGCAACTG CTGGCAGCCGATCATCGACCACATAGACAGCAAGTTCGAAGACTACCTGAACTCAGAATCACGGGTGAACAGACGGCAGATGCCCGACAGCCGAATCCACTGCTGCCTTTATTTCATCGCCCCCTCTGGACACGG GCTGAAGCCCTTGGACATTGAGTTCATGAAACGGTTGCATGAAAAAGTCAATGTCATCCCGCTGATCGCCAAAGCAGACACTCTCACTCCGGAGGAATGCCAACAGTTCAAGAAGCAG ATCATGAGAGAAATCCAAGAGCACAAAATCAAGATTTACGAGTTTCCTGAGACGGATGACGAAGAGGAGAACCGGCTGGTGAAGAAAATTAAA GACAAGCTGCCGCTGGCCGTGGTGGGAAGCAACACCATCATTGAGGTGAACAGCAAGAGGGTGAGAGGAAGACAATACCCCTGGGGTGTTGCAGAAG TTGAAAACAGCGATCATTGTGACTTCACCATCCTCAGGGACATGCTCATCAG AACTCACATGCAGGACCTGAAGGATGTGACAAACAACGTCCACTATGAAAACTACCGCAGCAGGAAGCTGGCCGCTGTCACCTATAATGGCGTGGACAACAATAAAGCAAAAGGACAGCTGTCCACCAA GAGTCCCCTGGCCcagatggaggaggagaggcgAGAGCACGTGACTAAGATGAAGAAGATGGAGATGGAAATGGAGCAGGTGTTCGAGATGAAAGTCAAGGAGAAAGTGCAGAAGCTCAAAGACTCTGAGGCGGAG CTTCAGCGGCGTCACGAGCAGATGAAGAAAAACCTGGAGGCTCAGCAtaaggagctggaggagaagaGGCGCGTCTTTGAGGAGGAGCGGTCAAACTGGGAGCTCCAGCAGCGGATTGAGCAGCAGAAAATGGAGGCCACCAG gactctggagaaaaacaaaaagaaaggaaagatcTTCTAG